CGCGTTTCCACGCCCCGGCTTCGTCGACGCGATGATCGGCGCGTGCCAATCGGACAGGTGGACAGTTGTCGGGCCTGCCATGCGAAATCGCAATCCTGCCAGCGACGCGAGCTGGGCGGCGATGCAGATCAACTACGGACGGTGGCAGGACATCTCGGGCGGGGGAAATCGATCTCGGGTCCCCGGTCACAACAGCGCGTACCGCCGGGATGCGTTGATGGCGCTTGGCCCCGATCTGCCCGACCTGATGCAGTCACTGACTGCGGTGCAGGACGAGATCCGCACCCGCGGAGGCCTGATCTGCTTCGACCCGTCGGCCCAGGTCGAGATCCTCAACATCACCGGTCCCGGCTGGTACGTGATCGACCAGTTCGGCAAGGGACGGCAATTCGCCCGGATGCGTCGCAGACGATGGCCGGTGTTCCGTCGGCTCGTGTACGCGGCAGGCATGCCGCTGCTCCCCGCGGTCCGTCTCTTTCGGATCGTGATGGGCGGTGGCTCAACCTGCCGTGTTCGGGAACTGGCGCGGGGCCATCGATGCTCGTTGCTCGTCGCGGGCCTGGTCGCGGGCGCCGCTGGCGAGTGCCTGGGCTACCTCCGTGGTGGACCAGCCGGCGCGGGATTCTTCGAGCGGAACCTCCATCGGTCTCGG
The nucleotide sequence above comes from Acidobacteriota bacterium. Encoded proteins:
- a CDS encoding glycosyltransferase, with product MSVVLATDAAATISTTLRHLHAQGDPARIELVIATLAGAVLHRDDPGLRDFPFVRIVHGDDGMNIARAEAQAVAAATAPWVVFAESCAFPRPGFVDAMIGACQSDRWTVVGPAMRNRNPASDASWAAMQINYGRWQDISGGGNRSRVPGHNSAYRRDALMALGPDLPDLMQSLTAVQDEIRTRGGLICFDPSAQVEILNITGPGWYVIDQFGKGRQFARMRRRRWPVFRRLVYAAGMPLLPAVRLFRIVMGGGSTCRVRELARGHRCSLLVAGLVAGAAGECLGYLRGGPAGAGFFERNLHRSRYASGVHAQIQTP